One genomic region from Pseudoduganella lutea encodes:
- the tssF gene encoding type VI secretion system baseplate subunit TssF produces the protein MTSPRFLHYYSQELQHLREMGGEFAARYPKIAGRLGLEGFDCADPYVERLLEGFSFLTARVQMKIDAEFPRFTQHLSELVYPDFLAPTPSMAVVQCQPDLASPALAPGFRIPAGTTMRSLLGKDDLTACEYRTAHALTLWPMELVEAKFFTHGGSIGGIANVEHALPPGIKAGLRLRLRTTHDAPFDTLALDRLALHLRGGDALPAQIYERLLASAAGVLVMPARRPATWYRLLPRKALQPAGFTAAEALLPGAQRSFEGYRLLQEYFAFASRFLFLDITGLRDAVSCCADSELDIVILLDQGDARLEQMLDTAHFALNCTPVVNLFPRRADRIDLSGDLFEHHVLVDRTRPMDFEVHSIAGVTGYGSGADGEQRFEPLYGAADLGGPRRAYYHVRREPRLLSQRQRERGPRSSYVGSETFISLVDAGEAPYRHDLRQLGVSVWCTNRDLPLSMPLGVGSTDFMLEGGAPVQAVRVVAGPSRPLPSFADGAMAWRLINQLSLNYLSLVDAEDDPREGDARITGARAGEAGNGREGGRAEGAVALRELLALYCHKDDPIAQRQVEGVRSVHARPVTRRMPTPGPITFGRGLEITVTLDDAAFEGAGAFLLGGVLNHFFAQYASINTFTETVVRTVGRGTIMRWAAREGACAIL, from the coding sequence ATGACTTCGCCCCGTTTCCTGCACTATTACAGCCAGGAACTGCAGCACCTGCGCGAGATGGGCGGCGAGTTCGCGGCCCGCTACCCGAAAATCGCCGGCCGGCTCGGGCTGGAGGGATTCGACTGCGCCGACCCGTATGTGGAACGGTTGCTGGAAGGGTTCTCGTTCCTGACGGCGCGCGTGCAGATGAAGATCGATGCGGAATTCCCCCGTTTTACGCAGCACCTGTCCGAACTCGTCTACCCGGATTTCCTCGCGCCTACGCCTTCGATGGCCGTCGTGCAATGCCAGCCTGATCTCGCCAGCCCGGCACTGGCGCCGGGCTTCCGCATTCCAGCCGGCACAACGATGCGCAGCCTGCTGGGCAAGGATGACCTCACGGCCTGCGAGTACCGCACCGCCCATGCGCTCACGCTGTGGCCGATGGAACTGGTGGAGGCGAAGTTCTTCACGCACGGCGGCAGCATCGGCGGCATCGCGAACGTGGAGCATGCGCTGCCGCCCGGGATCAAGGCCGGCCTGCGCCTGCGCCTGCGCACCACCCACGATGCGCCGTTCGACACGCTGGCGCTGGACCGGCTGGCGCTGCACCTGCGCGGCGGCGACGCGCTGCCGGCGCAGATCTACGAGCGCCTGCTTGCCAGCGCGGCCGGGGTGCTGGTGATGCCCGCGCGGCGGCCGGCCACGTGGTACCGCCTGCTGCCACGCAAGGCCCTGCAGCCGGCCGGGTTCACGGCGGCCGAGGCGCTCCTGCCCGGTGCCCAGCGAAGCTTCGAAGGGTACCGGTTGCTGCAGGAATACTTTGCCTTCGCATCCCGCTTCCTGTTCCTCGACATCACCGGGCTGCGCGACGCCGTTTCCTGCTGCGCCGACAGCGAGCTCGATATCGTGATCCTGCTCGACCAGGGCGACGCCCGGCTCGAGCAGATGCTCGACACGGCGCACTTCGCACTGAACTGCACGCCGGTTGTCAACCTGTTCCCGCGGCGGGCCGACCGCATCGACCTGTCCGGCGACCTGTTCGAGCACCACGTGCTCGTCGACCGCACGCGGCCGATGGATTTCGAGGTGCACAGTATCGCCGGTGTCACCGGTTACGGCAGCGGCGCCGATGGCGAACAACGCTTCGAACCGCTGTACGGCGCCGCCGACCTGGGCGGGCCCAGGCGCGCCTATTACCATGTGCGGCGGGAACCGCGGCTGCTGTCCCAGCGGCAGCGCGAGCGCGGTCCGCGCTCGTCCTACGTGGGCAGCGAGACGTTCATTTCCCTGGTCGACGCGGGCGAGGCCCCGTACCGGCACGACCTGCGCCAGCTGGGCGTGAGTGTGTGGTGCACCAATCGCGACCTGCCGCTGTCGATGCCGCTGGGCGTGGGCAGCACCGATTTCATGCTCGAAGGCGGCGCTCCCGTGCAGGCGGTGCGCGTGGTAGCCGGGCCGAGCCGGCCGCTGCCATCGTTCGCCGACGGTGCCATGGCATGGCGGCTGATCAACCAGCTGTCGCTGAACTACCTGTCGCTGGTCGATGCCGAAGACGACCCGCGCGAGGGCGACGCACGAATAACCGGCGCACGGGCAGGCGAAGCAGGCAACGGGCGCGAAGGGGGCCGCGCGGAAGGTGCCGTCGCCCTGCGGGAACTGCTGGCCCTGTATTGCCACAAGGATGATCCGATCGCCCAGCGCCAGGTGGAAGGCGTGCGCTCTGTACACGCCCGGCCCGTGACGCGGCGCATGCCCACGCCGGGGCCTATCACGTTCGGCCGCGGCCTGGAGATCACCGTCACGCTCGACGACGCGGCGTTCGAGGGCGCTGGTGCCTTCCTGCTGGGGGGCGTGCTGAATCATTTCTTTGCACAGTATGCGAGCATCAACACCTTCACCGAGACCGTGGTGCGCACGGTGGGCCGGGGCACGATCATGCGCTGGGCGGCCAGGGAGGGTGCATGCGCGATCCTGTAG
- a CDS encoding type VI secretion system accessory protein TagJ has protein sequence MLAQELVREGDLAGGLEALQQAIRQDTANVQLRTFLFQLLAVKGDWQRALTQLNVAGELDAATLPMVQTYREAIRCEAFRAAVFAGERGPLIFGEPQDWVGLLVEALRLEHTSPGQAAALREQAFEAASGSAGTIDGKPFAWLADADQRLGPILEAIIDGRYFWIPFTRLAAIEIEAPADLRDTVWTAADFVFSNGARSVGLIPTRYVGTVEEGDNALKLARRTEWLGARGLGQRMFVTDAGEHPLLDTRSIVFLGGEEAGNG, from the coding sequence ATGCTGGCGCAAGAGCTCGTCCGTGAAGGCGACCTGGCGGGAGGGCTCGAGGCCCTGCAACAAGCGATCCGGCAGGATACGGCCAATGTGCAGCTGCGCACGTTCCTGTTCCAGCTGCTGGCGGTCAAGGGAGACTGGCAGCGTGCGCTGACCCAGCTGAACGTGGCCGGCGAGCTCGATGCCGCCACCTTGCCGATGGTGCAGACCTACCGCGAGGCGATCCGCTGCGAGGCGTTTCGCGCGGCCGTGTTCGCGGGTGAACGCGGGCCGCTGATCTTTGGCGAACCGCAAGACTGGGTCGGCTTGCTCGTCGAGGCCCTGCGGCTCGAGCACACATCCCCCGGGCAGGCCGCGGCGCTGCGTGAACAGGCCTTCGAGGCGGCCAGCGGCTCGGCGGGAACTATCGACGGCAAACCCTTCGCGTGGCTGGCCGACGCCGACCAGCGCCTCGGCCCCATCCTCGAAGCCATTATCGACGGCCGCTATTTCTGGATTCCTTTCACGCGCCTGGCGGCCATCGAGATCGAAGCGCCGGCCGACTTGCGCGACACCGTCTGGACGGCGGCCGATTTCGTCTTCAGCAACGGCGCGCGATCCGTTGGCCTGATCCCGACCCGCTATGTGGGCACGGTGGAGGAGGGCGACAATGCGCTGAAGCTCGCCCGCCGTACCGAGTGGCTGGGCGCGCGCGGCCTCGGCCAGCGCATGTTCGTCACCGACGCAGGCGAGCATCCCTTGCTCGACACGCGCAGCATCGTGTTCCTTGGCGGCGAGGAGGCCGGCAATGGCTGA
- the tssB gene encoding type VI secretion system contractile sheath small subunit encodes MAKESSQKFIARNRAPRVQIEYDVEVYGAEKKVQLPFVMGVLADLSGQPSDPLAPVSDRKFLEIDVDNFDERMKAMKPRVAVQVPNSLTGEGNVAVDLTFESMDDFSPAAIARKVEPLRKLLEARGQLANLMTYMDGKTGAEDLIAKLLAEPALMQSLTAAPKPTE; translated from the coding sequence GTGGCCAAGGAAAGCAGTCAGAAGTTCATCGCACGCAACCGCGCGCCGCGGGTGCAGATCGAGTACGACGTCGAGGTCTACGGCGCGGAAAAGAAAGTCCAGCTGCCGTTCGTCATGGGCGTGCTGGCCGACCTGTCCGGTCAGCCATCCGACCCGCTGGCGCCCGTGTCGGACCGAAAATTCCTCGAAATCGATGTCGACAATTTCGATGAGCGGATGAAGGCGATGAAGCCGCGCGTGGCCGTGCAGGTGCCCAATTCACTGACCGGCGAAGGCAACGTGGCGGTCGATCTCACCTTTGAAAGCATGGACGACTTCAGCCCCGCCGCCATCGCGCGCAAGGTGGAACCATTGCGCAAGCTGCTCGAAGCGCGCGGACAACTGGCCAACCTGATGACCTATATGGATGGCAAGACGGGTGCCGAGGACCTGATCGCGAAACTGCTGGCCGAACCGGCCCTCATGCAGTCGCTGACCGCGGCGCCGAAGCCGACCGAATAA
- the tssA gene encoding type VI secretion system protein TssA, translating to MEMIDIGILGQAVSDDAPCGPNLEYDPAFQELERNLVGKPEVQYGVTVTPAVPPDWKLVRRQAVELLGRTRDLRIAVPLARALLALDGVPGLASGLQAIDGMLEAHWDDLHPQLDADDGNDPTLRINSLAPLADTATVLRELNEASFVALPGLGPLSLRQLDYASGEAAVPAGQTAMAPASIDKALQAMSQEPMQETLRQVLAAATQAHASVMRIEATLVRRVGNAQALNLAPLLRPLARIGATLQPYVQPEAAGPEGGDAAGDTGGTGAIATAPTAVAGISGEVRDRDDVIKTLDKLLDYYQRQEPSSPVPLLLERAKRLVPKTFIEVMEDLAPDGVKQLLVIRGPLQE from the coding sequence ATGGAAATGATCGATATCGGGATATTGGGGCAGGCGGTCAGCGACGATGCGCCATGCGGTCCCAATCTGGAGTACGACCCTGCCTTCCAGGAGTTGGAGCGCAACCTCGTCGGCAAGCCCGAAGTGCAGTACGGCGTTACCGTGACCCCGGCCGTGCCACCGGACTGGAAGCTGGTGCGCAGGCAGGCCGTGGAACTGCTGGGCCGCACCCGCGACCTGCGCATTGCCGTGCCGCTGGCCCGGGCGCTGCTGGCGCTGGATGGCGTGCCCGGCCTGGCGAGCGGCCTGCAGGCGATCGACGGCATGCTCGAAGCACATTGGGACGATCTGCACCCGCAGCTCGACGCCGACGACGGCAACGATCCCACCTTGCGCATCAACAGCCTCGCGCCCCTGGCCGACACGGCCACCGTGCTGCGCGAGCTGAACGAAGCCTCGTTCGTGGCCTTGCCTGGCCTGGGGCCGCTGTCGCTGCGCCAGCTCGACTACGCGAGCGGCGAAGCCGCCGTGCCCGCCGGGCAAACGGCCATGGCCCCGGCATCGATCGACAAGGCACTCCAGGCCATGTCACAGGAACCCATGCAGGAAACCCTGCGCCAGGTACTCGCGGCGGCGACACAGGCCCATGCCAGCGTGATGCGTATCGAAGCCACGCTCGTGCGCCGTGTCGGCAATGCGCAGGCCCTCAATCTTGCACCGCTGCTGCGCCCGCTGGCGCGCATCGGCGCCACGCTGCAGCCGTACGTGCAGCCCGAAGCGGCGGGGCCCGAGGGAGGCGATGCCGCCGGCGACACCGGCGGCACCGGCGCAATAGCGACCGCTCCCACCGCCGTCGCGGGCATCTCGGGCGAGGTCCGGGACCGGGACGACGTCATCAAGACACTGGACAAGTTGCTCGACTATTACCAGCGGCAGGAGCCCTCCAGCCCCGTCCCGCTGCTGCTGGAGCGGGCCAAGCGGCTCGTGCCGAAGACATTCATCGAAGTGATGGAAGACCTGGCGCCGGACGGCGTCAAGCAGCTGCTCGTCATCCGCGGGCCGCTGCAGGAGTAG
- a CDS encoding serine/threonine-protein kinase: MNQPHDDEHTVLASSAPLGVPPAVPGTGHDDNALPIGARLGDFEIVGILGIGGFGIVYRAHDHSLDRDVALKEYMPSTLASRSQANVRVKATHHAEMFQAGLRSFINEARMLAHFDHPALVKVYQFWEANGTAYMVMPCYHGKTLKQALQARPGPPGEAWLNRLLAQLLDALELIHGEHCFHRDIAPDNILMLDDVRPLLLDFGAARRAIEGMTQAFTVILKQGYAPIEQYAEVPGMQQGAWTDLYALASVVHYAIDGRPPVPAVARIIADPYVPLADRLAGSYSEGFLAAIDQALAVKPEQRPQSVAEMRTLLGLDNKAASVALPGAALPFATPPAVPPAATSFPSPPASPPPLPRSAPPPASPAPAAVPSTAAAAGRARSRGPVYAGGVAVALVVAGLGYYLLSGNPSTPAASTPGAQPGPPATTAAPAPTPVQPPATPRPFEPVAALDDILAAASPDRTVTVQVDKPRVRIGRDALEFSVRASHAGYVYLYMVGSDRNNFWLLFPNAIDRDNAIAAGETRELPGSTRGKGRWRLEAGGPPGTDQLVVMVSDAPRRFDGAGLVAGEAFAEFPIARAAQLHRAYTGKTPLFAGVPDCAGAACSGAYGAAAFAVEEVNR, encoded by the coding sequence ATGAACCAGCCGCATGACGACGAGCACACTGTCCTGGCTTCCAGCGCTCCGCTCGGCGTTCCTCCCGCGGTGCCCGGAACGGGCCATGACGACAACGCGCTCCCCATCGGCGCCCGCCTGGGCGATTTCGAGATTGTCGGCATCCTCGGCATTGGCGGGTTCGGCATCGTGTACCGGGCGCACGACCATTCGCTCGACCGGGATGTCGCGCTGAAGGAATACATGCCATCGACGCTGGCATCGCGCTCACAGGCGAACGTGCGCGTCAAGGCGACGCATCACGCGGAGATGTTCCAGGCCGGCTTGCGCAGCTTTATCAACGAGGCGCGCATGCTCGCCCACTTCGACCACCCGGCGCTCGTCAAGGTCTACCAGTTCTGGGAAGCGAACGGCACGGCCTATATGGTAATGCCGTGTTATCACGGCAAGACGCTGAAGCAGGCGCTGCAGGCACGCCCGGGGCCACCTGGCGAGGCGTGGCTGAACAGGCTGCTGGCGCAGTTGCTCGATGCGCTCGAACTGATTCACGGCGAGCACTGCTTTCACCGCGATATCGCGCCCGACAATATCCTGATGCTGGACGATGTGCGCCCGCTGCTGCTCGACTTCGGGGCCGCCCGGCGGGCCATCGAGGGCATGACGCAGGCGTTTACCGTCATCCTCAAGCAGGGCTACGCACCGATCGAGCAATATGCCGAAGTGCCGGGCATGCAGCAGGGTGCATGGACCGACCTGTATGCGCTGGCCTCGGTGGTGCATTACGCCATCGACGGCCGCCCGCCGGTGCCGGCCGTTGCCCGCATCATTGCCGATCCGTACGTGCCGCTGGCAGACAGGCTTGCCGGCAGCTACAGCGAGGGGTTCCTGGCGGCGATCGACCAGGCGCTGGCGGTCAAGCCCGAGCAACGCCCGCAAAGCGTTGCCGAAATGCGAACGTTGCTGGGCCTGGACAATAAAGCGGCGTCCGTGGCGCTACCAGGCGCGGCGCTGCCGTTTGCCACGCCGCCAGCCGTGCCACCGGCTGCCACATCGTTTCCATCGCCGCCCGCCTCGCCGCCGCCGTTGCCACGTTCCGCTCCGCCGCCCGCATCACCGGCGCCTGCGGCCGTGCCATCCACGGCCGCGGCAGCCGGTCGCGCCAGGTCGCGCGGGCCGGTCTATGCCGGCGGCGTCGCCGTTGCGCTGGTCGTGGCAGGGCTGGGTTACTACCTGCTCTCCGGCAATCCTTCCACGCCCGCAGCGTCCACGCCAGGCGCCCAGCCGGGGCCGCCGGCGACGACAGCGGCCCCGGCACCCACGCCGGTGCAGCCGCCAGCCACGCCGCGCCCGTTCGAGCCCGTTGCCGCCCTCGACGACATCCTTGCCGCCGCCAGCCCTGACCGCACGGTAACCGTCCAGGTCGACAAGCCACGGGTGCGGATCGGTCGGGACGCGCTGGAATTCTCGGTCCGCGCATCCCACGCGGGCTATGTCTACCTGTACATGGTCGGCAGCGACCGCAATAACTTCTGGCTGCTGTTCCCCAATGCGATCGACCGCGACAACGCCATCGCCGCGGGCGAAACAAGGGAACTGCCTGGTTCGACTCGCGGCAAGGGCCGGTGGCGCCTGGAAGCGGGCGGGCCGCCAGGCACCGACCAGCTGGTCGTGATGGTATCGGATGCGCCACGCCGTTTCGACGGCGCGGGCCTTGTCGCCGGGGAAGCGTTCGCGGAGTTTCCCATCGCCCGCGCGGCACAGCTGCACCGGGCGTACACGGGAAAGACGCCGCTGTTCGCCGGCGTCCCCGACTGTGCCGGCGCGGCCTGCTCCGGCGCCTATGGTGCCGCCGCGTTCGCGGTCGAGGAAGTCAACCGCTGA
- a CDS encoding OmpA family protein, which translates to MKGRILVAASLLAALPVLGQEAPVLTEGQVTEKALVDALTPPAKPVRMRSLRVTRDDDAGGHAAKPASASLLITFETNSAALTSAARRSLDVVREALVSEKLAGFRFAIEGHADPRGTPEGNLALSQARAESVRDYLVSSGKIDTARLEPVGKGDRELMNRANPIAAENRRVTVVNLSK; encoded by the coding sequence ATGAAGGGACGTATCCTGGTGGCCGCCAGCCTGCTGGCGGCGTTGCCGGTGCTGGGGCAGGAGGCACCCGTGCTGACGGAAGGGCAGGTCACGGAAAAGGCGCTGGTCGATGCGCTGACGCCGCCGGCCAAGCCGGTCCGCATGCGCAGCCTGCGGGTGACCCGCGACGACGATGCCGGCGGCCATGCGGCCAAGCCGGCCAGCGCCTCGTTGCTGATCACATTTGAAACCAATTCCGCGGCGCTGACGTCCGCCGCCCGGCGCTCGCTCGACGTGGTGCGCGAGGCGCTCGTGTCGGAAAAGCTGGCCGGTTTCCGTTTTGCCATCGAAGGCCATGCCGATCCGCGCGGCACGCCGGAGGGCAACCTGGCCTTGTCGCAGGCGCGTGCCGAATCGGTGCGCGATTACCTGGTCAGCAGCGGCAAGATCGATACCGCGCGGCTCGAGCCGGTGGGGAAGGGTGACCGCGAACTGATGAACAGGGCCAACCCGATCGCCGCCGAGAACCGGCGCGTCACCGTCGTCAACCTGTCGAAGTAA
- a CDS encoding PP2C family protein-serine/threonine phosphatase has protein sequence MDLRVSVLSSPGGRAVNEDAYGFWAGPDCWFGVLSDGLGGHAGGQLASRIVVQGVLGRFQGQPQPTSANVLGAVRAAHDSLVAEQRRRPGLAGMRATLVVLAVDTRNARATWAHVGDTRLYCFRGNVILLQTRDHSVVQTMVDAGYLAPGDLRGSRHRNALLAAMGDTDPPEPRVEAAPLHVRDGDRFLLCTDGFWEYVAEADMERNLAASVDPDTWLFQLEQLIRERGRPGQDNYSALAVACADSCTTVLR, from the coding sequence ATGGATCTGCGTGTTTCCGTGCTTTCCAGCCCCGGTGGCCGTGCGGTCAATGAGGATGCCTATGGTTTCTGGGCTGGCCCCGACTGCTGGTTCGGCGTACTGTCCGACGGTCTCGGCGGCCACGCCGGCGGCCAGCTTGCGTCGCGGATCGTCGTGCAGGGCGTGCTCGGCCGGTTTCAGGGGCAACCGCAGCCCACCTCCGCCAATGTCCTCGGCGCGGTGCGCGCCGCGCACGACAGCCTGGTGGCCGAGCAGCGCCGCCGCCCCGGGCTGGCCGGCATGCGCGCCACGCTCGTGGTGCTGGCCGTCGACACCCGGAATGCCCGGGCGACCTGGGCGCATGTCGGCGATACGCGACTGTATTGTTTCCGCGGTAACGTCATCCTGTTGCAGACACGCGACCATTCGGTGGTGCAGACAATGGTCGATGCGGGCTACCTGGCGCCGGGTGACCTGCGCGGTTCCCGTCACCGCAATGCGCTGCTGGCCGCCATGGGCGACACCGATCCGCCCGAGCCGCGCGTCGAGGCGGCGCCGCTGCACGTGCGCGATGGCGATCGTTTCCTGCTGTGCACGGACGGATTCTGGGAATACGTGGCCGAGGCCGACATGGAGCGGAACCTGGCCGCGTCCGTCGATCCCGACACGTGGCTGTTTCAGCTCGAGCAATTGATCAGGGAGCGCGGCCGCCCGGGGCAGGATAACTATTCGGCGCTGGCGGTCGCCTGCGCCGATTCATGCACGACGGTGCTGCGATGA
- a CDS encoding ShlB/FhaC/HecB family hemolysin secretion/activation protein: MAFAQEPAAPASQPGMPVQAVRVEGNTLLPEHTLRELTAGLAGNRHTLAELEALAARVQEAYRNAGYGGVVAYLPEQDISTGNIVIRVVEGKLAAVRVAGNRYFDTANVRAGLPSLREGTTPRVGHVDRDIQLSNDNPAKNVKVTLTAGAQPGDIDADVAVTDTDPLQYLVGYGNTGNRSTGRHRVSVGIQHANLFGRDHVGTLQFQTSPEDPGRVKIFSAGYRIPLYARAASLDAFVAHSSVSNGTTITPAGPLSFTGRGTVVGLRANRNLDRIGEYDHHVTLGIDWRDYEDDCSIGDFGPAGCGSAAVDVSTVPVSVSYTGQKQGPRLAFGVSAGLSVNTGGSSRATFDAARPGAPRTYAIARAAGFVDRAWTARFSVNGRLDMQYSPHALISGERFGIGGANSVRGYAEREMAGDTGFLVRFEAAPAPIDVANGVRVRPYLFVDHGRIVNHRDLPCRGAGETSCKLTGAGIGVRLGLGRKATASLDIGRALERGITTSPGDVRGHVSLNLVF, encoded by the coding sequence ATGGCCTTCGCACAGGAACCGGCCGCACCGGCGAGCCAGCCCGGCATGCCGGTGCAGGCCGTGCGCGTGGAAGGCAATACCCTGCTGCCCGAACACACGCTGCGCGAACTCACCGCGGGGCTGGCGGGCAACCGGCACACCTTGGCCGAACTGGAAGCGCTGGCGGCGCGCGTGCAGGAAGCCTACCGGAACGCGGGCTACGGCGGTGTCGTCGCCTACCTGCCGGAGCAGGATATTTCAACAGGCAATATCGTGATCCGGGTCGTCGAGGGCAAGCTGGCGGCCGTGCGGGTGGCGGGCAACCGGTACTTCGATACGGCCAATGTCCGTGCGGGCTTGCCGAGCCTGCGCGAAGGCACGACCCCGCGGGTGGGCCATGTCGATCGTGACATCCAGCTCAGCAACGACAATCCCGCGAAGAACGTCAAGGTCACGCTGACGGCCGGCGCGCAGCCCGGCGACATCGATGCCGACGTCGCCGTGACCGACACCGACCCGCTCCAGTACCTCGTCGGCTACGGCAACACGGGCAACCGCAGCACCGGCCGGCACCGGGTGAGCGTGGGCATCCAGCATGCGAACCTGTTCGGCCGCGACCACGTGGGCACGCTGCAATTCCAGACCTCGCCCGAAGATCCGGGCCGCGTGAAGATCTTCAGCGCCGGCTATCGCATTCCGCTGTATGCCCGCGCCGCCTCGCTCGATGCCTTCGTGGCGCACTCCAGCGTGAGCAACGGCACCACGATCACGCCGGCCGGGCCGCTGTCGTTCACGGGCCGGGGTACCGTGGTCGGACTGCGCGCCAACCGCAATCTCGACCGGATCGGCGAGTACGACCATCACGTGACACTGGGCATCGACTGGCGCGACTACGAGGACGACTGCTCGATCGGCGACTTCGGCCCGGCCGGCTGCGGCTCCGCCGCGGTGGACGTGTCCACCGTACCCGTCAGTGTTTCCTACACGGGCCAGAAACAGGGGCCGCGCCTGGCGTTCGGCGTCAGTGCGGGGCTGTCGGTCAATACCGGAGGAAGCTCGCGCGCCACGTTCGACGCAGCGCGCCCTGGCGCGCCGCGCACCTATGCGATCGCCAGGGCGGCCGGCTTCGTCGACCGCGCATGGACGGCACGATTCTCGGTCAATGGCCGCCTCGACATGCAGTACAGCCCGCACGCGCTGATCTCCGGCGAGCGCTTCGGCATCGGCGGCGCGAACAGCGTGCGCGGCTATGCGGAGCGGGAAATGGCCGGCGATACGGGCTTCCTCGTGCGTTTCGAAGCCGCACCGGCACCGATCGACGTGGCAAACGGCGTACGCGTGCGGCCCTACCTGTTCGTGGACCACGGCCGCATCGTCAACCACCGGGACCTGCCCTGCCGCGGCGCCGGCGAAACGTCGTGCAAGCTGACGGGGGCAGGTATCGGCGTGCGCCTCGGCCTGGGCCGGAAAGCCACCGCCAGCCTCGATATCGGCCGAGCGCTGGAGCGCGGCATCACGACATCACCGGGAGACGTGCGGGGCCATGTCTCGCTCAATCTCGTTTTTTGA